The Vulcanimicrobium alpinum sequence ACGGCATCGGTTCGCAGATCCTCGTCGATCTCGGCGTGCGCGAGATGCGCTTGCTCACCAACAACCCGAAGAAGATCGCCGGGCTCGAAGGCTTCGGTCTCACGATCGCCGAGCGGGTCCCGATTCAAATCGCGCCGACGCCGTTCAACGTCCATTACATGGAGACGAAGCGCGACAAGATGGGCCACATGTTCGGCGCACCCAATCCGGTGGAAGCATGAAGACCGAGAAGGCCCACGCGCTCCCCGACGCGAGCGGCAAGAGGTTTGCGATCCTCGTCGCCGATTTCTACGCCGATCTCGCCGCTCAACTCGAAGACGGCGCGCGGCGCGCGCTGCGCGACTGCGGCGTCGCTGCCGATGCGATCGAGACGGTGCGCGTCCCCGGCTGCTTCGAGTTGCCGATCGCCGCGCGGCGCCTCATCGCGGGCTCGCAGCTCGACGGCGTGGTCGCGCTGGGCGTCGTGATCCGCGGTGACACTCCGCACTTCGACTTCGTCGCCGGGGAGTGCGCGCGCGGGATCATGGACGTCATGCTCGGCAGCGGGATCCCGATCGGATTCGGCGTGCTGACGACGGAGAATCGCGCCCAGGCCGAGGAGCGCGCCGACCCGGCGCGCGGCGACAAAGGGTACGAGGCCGCGGTCGCGGCGGCCACCGTCGCGACGATCGAGCCGAAGCGCGAGACGGCCCGGGTCGGGTTCCGCTAGCGCGCCGAGGGAGCCGCACGTCGACCG is a genomic window containing:
- the ribH gene encoding 6,7-dimethyl-8-ribityllumazine synthase: MKTEKAHALPDASGKRFAILVADFYADLAAQLEDGARRALRDCGVAADAIETVRVPGCFELPIAARRLIAGSQLDGVVALGVVIRGDTPHFDFVAGECARGIMDVMLGSGIPIGFGVLTTENRAQAEERADPARGDKGYEAAVAAATVATIEPKRETARVGFR